TAAATATAGAGAATAAAACCCAAGAGATTAGAAGAAAAAGATAATGAGTATGCCATAGGATAAAATActtgttagaaaaaaaaaagactgtTTGTGATCCAAGGAAATCAATAAAGACTAGTTCTTTTGGAGAATCTTTTTAAGACCATAGATATGTTTTGTTCATGAAGTGAATCATTTGGACATTTTTAAAAGAAAGATATTAAAGAAgaaataagaaagaaagaaaaaagccATCATTTGTTTTTTGAAAGAGATTATATAGGAATTTGAAAGAAACACACTCATCAATTTCTTCTCTCTTATTTTCCAACAAGCCCGCTTGTTGTGTTGTATGTACTATACTATACTCTCTCAGGTATTGAGTCTTTTTTATCCACTGTTActttatatgtatctatattggTACCAACAAAACCTTTTGAGGATGACAACAATaatagaaagagagaaaaagaaagaaaaaaaaaatcaatctccATTACACTTTTGCAGATTCATGATATTGAAAGaacaagagagaaagaaagtatGAAAAAACAATCGATATTGTAACTATTGtaagcaaattttaaaaaaaattaaaaattttaaacaataGGAATCAAACTGTACTGGTAGTGGTACTATACTATTATAAACAGCCATACAATTAGAGGGGAAaaggtaaaaaaataaaataaaaatatatgagaTGAGAGCTTTTCAATGAATTAACAATCTTTTCCATTTTCTAAATTCTCTCCAATATTCTGTTATATGCTACATAAGAACACTCCCCCCCAACaaaattcctttttttttttaataatgatagtattttattattaataataattattactatTTCATTTCCAAGCTTCTGTAATCCAAAACACCAGATTTCAAACCCAAGAAATCATAACCAACACTGGTGCTTGGGTTATTGCTATCCATACTTGAAATTGTACAGCAACACTCTTTACTGTTCTGCAAACCCAAACTACAGGCGAAGCAGAGAGAAGCACCGCCGCTCTTCAATTGGTCAGGCTGCTGgcgttgttgttgttgatgcgGCGGATAAGGAGGGCTAATTCTTAGCTCAAGGTTCAGGTCAGGACACTGTTCTTGATGAACTGGGTTTAACAACAGAACACTTGtcgttttctcttcttctttaaCAACAGAAGCACCAAACGATATTGTGGTGGTTGTGTTGGTACCGGCGGTGGTGTTGGTGGCTGCGGTGGCGCTTGTGGTGGTCGAAGTATTAGTCGTCTCTTGACCTGACTCGTTCAGTGGTCGGTGTGTTGCAGGGTCAATTCCTCTGTTCAAAAGCTTTCTTCTTATGTGGGTGTTCCAGTAGTTCTTTATCTCATTGTCTGTTCTTCCAGGTAGTCTTCCAGCTATTAAAGACCATCTGTTTCAGAAATTTCAAGCAAAACCCATTATTATTTGAGTGGTgaaaaacaaatttttttaatttcaaaatcatTTCTTCGTGTGAGAAGgggaaaaaaaaggaaaaaaaaaaagcttactTGTTTCCAAGGAGACTATGGAGCTTGATGATGAGttcgtcttcttcttctgtAAAGTTTCCACGTTTGAGGTCAGGTCTAAGGTAATTAATCCAACGAAGTCTACAACTCTTGCCACACCTTAGGAGACCGGCGGCTTTAGGTAGTGAACGCCAGCAACCCTCGCCGTGAGCCCTTATGTATGCAATAAGtcgatcatcttcttctttagtCCACGCTCCTTTGTTTGTGTGAGCTTTCTCACAACAAGGAGACCTTCCCATTGAGCAGGAGAAAGAAGAAATACAGAActgaaaaaattagttttctttccaaattaaaaaataaacactttctcttttatttttttcttctttgtttttctttttagcaGGAGCGGTAGGAAATCTGGTGGCCTTGTTTTTTGTGTTGCTGAAACATTAAGGCCGGCCCTTGGGAGGACTTGGGGTCTGATTTTATAGGCTTTTGACTaaataagagagagagaaagagagagaggagtgACCCTAATTGCTTCTAGATGCGAGTTGGTGAGACAGGTTAGAGGGAGTGGCTGGTGACCTCTCTCACTTGATGATATTAGCTTCAATCATATAATAAGTTAAAGAGACATTAACTACGGGTAACCTCCAGGTAGGTGTAAAGTAAGGTATATTAAAGTACAGGCAAGACAAGGTGTGATTTctgcctttttctttttctttttttttgtccCCTTTATCTATCTAATCTCTTTATATAGCCAAGTTATTTTAGATTACTAATTTTAAATCTCTTTATATATACACGTAGAATGCAATTATCAGCCTTGTCAATTTGAAACTATTATTCCTAATCAACTGTTTTGTAGAGAAAAGGTCTACCTCAATTTGTTCATAatatctctttatttttttcactCTTAACTGGTAAAAGTTACCTAATTATATAccggtttctttttttttttttttttttacttggcATTGATTACAGTTTACATTGGCTTTACATAAGTCTAAGGATGTTGATTGAGTAATGAGAAGAGTGAAaaagtttataaatttttaaggcGTGGTTAAACTCAATCTCAAACCAACATGTGGtatattaaatttgaataagaAAATCATAGCTTTGCTTGTATGGTAatactaaaaagaaaaaaactatgTTATTTTAGTAAGTTAGTTGTGGTGGGCATTTGGGAAAAGAAACGTTACAAGTGGTTTGGCTATTCTTATGCACAAGAATAGTGATGGTagttctatttctttattgattgatACACTAtcaagcaagagagagagagagagagagagagagagtttctaGAAGGTTTGGAAGTTGGGTTCAAGGCAGGATGATgatgaaagaaaaagaagaaagttgggagatagaaaaataaaataaaagataatgaGTAGTGTGGTTGTGGTTGTATTGTGGGCTTTGGTTCACCTTCCACTTTTCTTTTCCcttcttttttctctctctctctctctctctctctctctctctctctctctctctcttttcctttttcttgttaGGTCTTGTGGTGCAAGTTTTGGCAACAGAAGTAGGGTTAGAGATTTCGGAATTGAGATTGATTCACCTTTTTGTTGTTATCTCCGTCCAATTTGCATATTATTGTTACCCACCATcaccacacacacacacatgccatctctctctctctctctctctctctctctctctctctctcttcataaAAATCAAGTGGATGGTAGGAGTTAAAGGATCATGGGCAGAAGTTGTTGTCAAAGGGGGGCTACAAGGAGGTCCACTTGTGTAATTATGTGCGTGTATTTCACCTACCTTTTCACCCTCTTTCTCACTGTCTTTGCACCACTTCTTGCATATTCTTTCTTCTCTCACATTGCTCTTTTTATAACCATGCCAATATTCACTAATTATTTATATCTATATTATACTTGAGAAAGTATTAAAGCTGTGTTTTCTTTTTCCAACCCCCCTAAAAAATACACCCATTTATTCAAATATTGATGGATCTAACATGTGGCAATTAAGTTCATTGATTGGTGCTCTCCCATTTCAAATCTCTCACATGGTTAGGTTGGTTGGCTTGCACTTGAGATTATCCTAATAAGTGTTATGTATGTAGTGATAACATTACCAAGCTTTgtataaggaaaaataatgtgatatggaatttcaaaaattattaagttttgaaaaaaagaaaagaaaatgaataaaattcGTTACGTAAATAGGTTTAAGGGACACGAGAGCATGGCTCTAATTGGCaattatataaaagaaataGCTAAGTCCAGCCCAGCAACACGTGTGGATCATGTGCTTAGGTATCGAGGAAGAGTCGTGGGGACAGTGTTTGGTACTACAAAAGACTACTCCTACCTACCTCTTTGCCTGTCTTCCATGTGTGGTCCTCCCAAAACTTTTGGCTTTACCCAAAACTACTCTGATTTTTGGCTGAACCCCTTTGCCCTTTGCTTTTTGGCAGATAACACTTCTCACCCTTCATCTCAGTCTTTATTGTTTGGTGTCATCAATTGGCATTTACACCATCTTACTACTACTATCTTCTTCAAGCTGCcttatttagaaatttttactTTGTTATGACTTCAATTAGAACATGACTTGGTTAAAAACTTGATTAATTGTAAATAACATTCTTAGCACACACTTGgagaatcaatttttttttagtgggTTAGGGAAGAAAGAAAGAATCAAATTACTTTTTAGGTAGGGAAACTTTTTTAGTAGATGTACCCTACCTACCATGACTATGAGTCATAAGATATTTTTCTGTACACCCAAGGAAAACCATTAACATAAATACATAATTGTCTTCTTTTTTATATGAAAGTGATTAAGTACTCAAGGAACAAATGATTATTTTTGCTCCATTATGAGACTCAAGCAAATTGTGAAAAAGTATATAATAGCTCTTGGTTTTTCACAACATGATTAATTACAGGAATGACAAGTCTATTTCATTCTTTTGTGAACTTCGTAGAAGTAGCTTAGGACCACCACAGCCGCAGCAACAGCAACCCCTACTGCACTCTGTGCCAGTATTATGCTATCAGTTGCATTAACTTTGGAGCTAGAGGAACTTGTAGAAAATCCAAGCTCAGAAAGCTTCTTGTGTGATTCAGCATAATCTCTGAAAAATGCATCCTCATCCTAATAATAAAAGTCAAATTTTGAGGATGTAGTTTATTCAAAAAGTAATAATCATAATCGTGTAGGTGTAGGTGTAGGCTGTAGCTGCTTTattataaatgatcacatggtTCACCTCAGGAGTGAGTGAACATCACACTTGATTTAAATCTTACTgtacataaattaaaaaagagaGCTGCTAAGACTTTTTAGGTGGGCTTCGTATCAACTATGAAGTTGACCCAATAAAAGCGGCTTACCTTAGCATACAGCTCAACAAAAGGACGGAACTTGGGATCATCCAGAAGAGCTTTATCCGTTGGAAGTTTCAACAACCACTCTGAATCTCCTTTCAACAGCTCACTGGTACCAacaaaataagttttttttttttgaaaaaaaaaatcattaacacTATTTAGGGCTTTGTACCCCAACTTGGGTTTTCATTAAAACAGTAACTTGTA
Above is a genomic segment from Cannabis sativa cultivar Pink pepper isolate KNU-18-1 unplaced genomic scaffold, ASM2916894v1 Contig3, whole genome shotgun sequence containing:
- the LOC133033257 gene encoding myb-related protein 308-like, which codes for MGRSPCCEKAHTNKGAWTKEEDDRLIAYIRAHGEGCWRSLPKAAGLLRCGKSCRLRWINYLRPDLKRGNFTEEEDELIIKLHSLLGNKWSLIAGRLPGRTDNEIKNYWNTHIRRKLLNRGIDPATHRPLNESGQETTNTSTTTSATAATNTTAGTNTTTTISFGASVVKEEEKTTSVLLLNPVHQEQCPDLNLELRISPPYPPHQQQQRQQPDQLKSGGASLCFACSLGLQNSKECCCTISSMDSNNPSTSVGYDFLGLKSGVLDYRSLEMK